DNA sequence from the Gammaproteobacteria bacterium genome:
GAAACCACAGGCCGTCACCACTGCTCGAACGCCGTCATCCTCTAAAGACTTAACAGCATCAATAATTTTCTGGATATCGGCAGGAACAGCACGGTTTTTATCCCATGGTGTCGGCGTATCAAACAACCCTTCGATCACCTTTAGCCGTACGGGATAGTCATAGGTACTGGCATTCGCCACGTCACCAGGAAGGATAGGGTAACGACGACCGTCAAACAGGGCGATACCAATTGCCTCACCGTAATACTGTTTCCCCCCTTTAATAACCATTGTCCTTTTACCTCTCACCGCAATTTATGCGCACATTTAAGCGGTAGTCAAATAGATCACGCGCGATAAACAGACAGGCGTTTCTCTAGGCGGCCGAATAACCAAGCCAACAAGTAACAAATGCAAAAGTACATAACGGCAACGAAAATCCATATTTCAAACACGTATTGTGTCGAATACGCGACCTCCTGAGCGAGGAAAGTAAGCTCCTGAATAGAAATCAACGAGACGAGTGAAGAATCCTTGATCAGAGTGATGAACTGGCCTGCCAACGGCGGAACCATACGCTGTACCGCTTGCGGAAGAACGATCCATCGAAGAACCTGGAATTGCGAAAGACCGATTGACTGGCCCGCCTCGATCTGACCACGGTCGATTGATTGTATGCCAGCGCGAACGATCTCCGTGATATAAGCGGCCTCAAAGATGGCCAGACAAATTATCCCCGAGATAACATTTGAGAACAGTTCGGGCGGACCTAAGGCCATTTCCAGAAAAACCAGCGTTGTCGGGGATGCCCGGACGGAGATCTCGTCGATTCCCAATATCGGAATCAATTGCGAACTGATAAAGAAATAGAAAATAAAAAGAAATACCACAGGCGGCATATTTCGAACAAATTCGACGTACAACCTGCTGACCATCCTCGGGAAGAGGCGCTTGCTCGTGCGCATCACGCCCATGATGACCCCGATTAAACTGGCCAGTAGTAGTGACCAAACTGCGAGCCTGAAAGTCGTAAAAAGCCCCTTTAGCAGAAGATTGGGTGCATATCGGCCAAGCTCTTCGTCCCACCGTAGGATGTAATCGGGGATGAACCCCCAGTACCAGTTATAAACCAAGACTGTGTCGACCCGGTACACGACGTACACAATAAAGCCGATGACAGCCGAAATTACCGCGATATCGATCAAGTGGGTACTTCGAATACGGATCGAGTATTTACTGGTTCT
Encoded proteins:
- a CDS encoding amino acid ABC transporter permease translates to MRTSKYSIRIRSTHLIDIAVISAVIGFIVYVVYRVDTVLVYNWYWGFIPDYILRWDEELGRYAPNLLLKGLFTTFRLAVWSLLLASLIGVIMGVMRTSKRLFPRMVSRLYVEFVRNMPPVVFLFIFYFFISSQLIPILGIDEISVRASPTTLVFLEMALGPPELFSNVISGIICLAIFEAAYITEIVRAGIQSIDRGQIEAGQSIGLSQFQVLRWIVLPQAVQRMVPPLAGQFITLIKDSSLVSLISIQELTFLAQEVAYSTQYVFEIWIFVAVMYFCICYLLAWLFGRLEKRLSVYRA